The Cryptosporangium minutisporangium genome includes a region encoding these proteins:
- the tkt gene encoding transketolase, with protein sequence MSSSENDAVLDWNDQDARAVDTARVLAADAVEKSGNGHPGTAMSLAPLAYLLFNKVLKHDPTDPNWTGRDRFVLSAGHSSLTLYIQLFLSGYPLSLEDLQSLRQWGSQTPGHPEHGHTPGVETTTGPLGQGVGNAVGMAMAARRERGLFDPDAPAGQSPFDHHIWAIASDGDLEEGISGEASSIAGHQQLGNLTLIYDDNKISIEDDTNVAFSEDVAKRYEAYGWHVQTVDWTAGEKYSENIQALWDALQATKAETNRPSFIQLSTIIGWPAPKLQGTGKAHGAALGEAEVKATKEILGFDPDKTFQVDPDTLDRARQVRDRGRAAHEAWDTEFAKWAEANPERKALFDRMATRTLPEGWSEKLPTFPADPKGVATRKASGEVLTAIAPALPELWGGSADLAESNLTTPKGEPSFVPADRQTKMFSGGPYGRVLHFGIREHAMGSILNGIALHGGTRPYGGTFLVFSDYMRPAVRLAALMKLPTIYVWTHDSIGLGEDGPTHQPIEHLTALRAIPGLDVVRPADANETVVAWKQALEHTDRPTALALSRQNLPTFDRESGEYAPVENAAKGAYILAEASGGNPEVILLATGSEVALADVARKRLEENGTPTRLVSVPCFEWFEEQDASYREQVIPKGVKARVSVEAGIAMPWRSLIGDAGESVSIEHFGASAPYTVLYEQFGFTPDRIVAAAHASLTRVGNITGSATGN encoded by the coding sequence GTGAGCAGCTCGGAGAACGACGCAGTACTCGACTGGAACGATCAGGACGCCCGTGCGGTCGACACCGCCCGCGTCCTGGCCGCCGATGCCGTCGAAAAGTCGGGCAACGGCCACCCGGGCACCGCGATGAGCCTGGCCCCCCTGGCCTACCTGTTGTTCAACAAGGTGCTCAAGCACGACCCGACCGACCCCAACTGGACCGGCCGCGACCGCTTCGTTCTGTCGGCTGGGCACTCCAGTCTGACGCTCTACATCCAGCTCTTCCTCTCCGGCTACCCGCTGAGCCTGGAAGACCTGCAGTCGCTGCGGCAGTGGGGCAGCCAGACCCCGGGTCACCCGGAGCACGGCCACACCCCGGGTGTCGAGACCACGACCGGACCGCTCGGCCAGGGCGTCGGCAACGCAGTCGGCATGGCGATGGCCGCCCGTCGCGAACGCGGGCTGTTCGACCCGGACGCCCCGGCCGGCCAGAGCCCGTTCGACCACCACATCTGGGCGATCGCGTCCGACGGTGACCTGGAGGAGGGGATCAGCGGTGAGGCCTCCTCGATCGCCGGTCACCAGCAGCTGGGCAACCTGACGCTGATTTACGACGACAACAAGATCTCGATCGAGGACGACACCAACGTCGCCTTCTCCGAGGACGTCGCCAAGCGGTACGAGGCCTACGGCTGGCACGTACAGACGGTCGACTGGACCGCGGGCGAGAAGTACTCCGAGAACATCCAGGCGCTCTGGGACGCGCTGCAGGCGACCAAGGCCGAGACGAACCGGCCGTCGTTCATCCAGCTGAGCACGATCATCGGCTGGCCCGCGCCGAAGCTGCAGGGCACCGGCAAGGCGCACGGCGCCGCGCTGGGCGAGGCCGAGGTCAAGGCCACCAAGGAGATCCTCGGCTTCGACCCGGACAAGACGTTCCAGGTGGATCCGGACACCCTGGACCGGGCCCGCCAGGTCCGTGACCGCGGCCGGGCCGCGCACGAGGCCTGGGACACCGAGTTCGCGAAGTGGGCCGAGGCCAACCCGGAGCGCAAGGCGCTGTTCGACCGGATGGCGACCCGCACGCTGCCCGAGGGTTGGTCCGAGAAGCTCCCGACGTTCCCGGCCGATCCGAAGGGCGTCGCGACCCGGAAGGCGTCCGGCGAGGTGCTGACCGCGATCGCGCCGGCGCTGCCGGAGCTGTGGGGCGGCTCGGCCGACCTCGCCGAGTCCAACCTGACCACGCCGAAGGGCGAGCCGTCGTTCGTGCCGGCCGACCGCCAGACCAAGATGTTCAGCGGTGGCCCGTACGGCCGGGTGCTCCACTTCGGCATCCGCGAGCACGCGATGGGCTCGATCCTCAACGGCATCGCGCTGCACGGCGGTACCCGTCCGTACGGCGGCACGTTCCTGGTGTTCAGCGACTACATGCGGCCGGCGGTCCGGCTCGCGGCGCTGATGAAGCTGCCGACGATCTACGTCTGGACGCACGACTCGATCGGCCTCGGCGAGGACGGTCCCACGCACCAGCCGATCGAGCACCTCACCGCGCTGCGGGCGATCCCCGGCCTGGACGTCGTCCGCCCGGCGGACGCGAACGAGACCGTGGTCGCGTGGAAGCAGGCGCTGGAGCACACCGACCGGCCGACCGCGCTGGCGCTGTCCCGGCAGAACCTCCCCACGTTCGACCGGGAGAGCGGTGAGTACGCGCCGGTCGAGAACGCGGCGAAGGGCGCCTACATCCTGGCCGAGGCCAGCGGTGGCAACCCGGAGGTGATCCTGCTGGCCACCGGCTCGGAGGTCGCGCTCGCCGACGTCGCTCGCAAGCGGCTGGAGGAGAACGGAACGCCGACCCGGCTGGTCTCGGTGCCGTGCTTCGAGTGGTTCGAGGAGCAGGACGCGTCCTACCGCGAGCAGGTTATCCCCAAGGGCGTCAAGGCGCGGGTGAGCGTCGAGGCGGGCATCGCGATGCCGTGGCGCAGCCTGATCGGCGACGCCGGCGAGTCCGTCTCGATCGAGCACTTCGGCGCGAGCGCCCCCTACACGGTGCTCTACGAGCAGTTCGGCTTCACGCCCGACCGCATCGTCGCGGCCGCGCACGCCAGCCTCACCAGGGTCGGCAACATCACCGGCAGCGCGACCGGCAACTGA
- the tal gene encoding transaldolase, translating into MSDALAELSAAGVAVWLDDISRQRLNSGNLAQLVKEKHVVGVTSNPTIFAKALGDVDTYAETLTDLKARKVSVDEAIRMVTATDIRDGCDLLRPVYDRTDGVDGRLSLEVDPRLANDTEATIAEAKALWWLVDRPNLYIKIPATKAGLPAITAALAEGVSVNVTLIFSLERYGEVMEAYLAGLEKAKANGRDLSRLSSVASFFVSRVDSEIDKRLDKLGSDEAKALRGKAAIANARLAYRDYEKVFSGERWQTLADAGAKPQRPLWASTGVKDPAYDDTQYVVELVAPGTVNTMPEATLKAVDDHGVVRGDTVTPYYAEAQATLDALAGIGIDYDDVVDLLEREGVEKFEQSWTELLDSVKKQLSAVDA; encoded by the coding sequence ATGTCCGACGCACTTGCCGAACTGTCCGCCGCAGGCGTGGCGGTCTGGCTCGACGACATCTCCCGCCAGCGCCTGAACAGCGGCAACCTCGCTCAGCTCGTCAAGGAGAAGCACGTCGTCGGGGTGACGAGCAACCCGACGATCTTCGCCAAGGCGCTCGGGGACGTCGACACCTACGCGGAGACGCTGACCGACCTGAAGGCCCGGAAGGTCTCGGTCGACGAGGCGATCCGGATGGTCACCGCCACCGACATCCGGGACGGCTGCGACCTGCTCCGCCCGGTCTACGACCGCACCGACGGCGTCGACGGCCGGCTCTCGCTGGAGGTCGACCCGCGGCTCGCGAACGACACCGAGGCCACCATCGCCGAGGCCAAGGCCCTCTGGTGGCTGGTCGACCGGCCGAACCTCTACATCAAGATCCCCGCGACGAAGGCCGGCCTGCCCGCGATCACCGCGGCGCTCGCCGAGGGCGTCAGCGTCAACGTGACGCTGATCTTCAGCCTCGAGCGGTACGGCGAGGTCATGGAGGCCTACCTGGCCGGTCTGGAGAAGGCCAAGGCCAACGGGCGCGACCTGTCGCGGCTGTCCTCGGTCGCGTCGTTCTTCGTCTCCCGGGTCGACAGCGAGATCGACAAGCGGCTGGACAAGCTCGGCTCGGACGAGGCCAAGGCGCTGCGCGGCAAGGCGGCGATCGCCAACGCCCGGCTCGCCTACCGCGACTACGAGAAGGTCTTCTCGGGCGAGCGGTGGCAGACCCTCGCCGACGCCGGCGCGAAGCCGCAGCGTCCGCTCTGGGCCTCGACCGGCGTCAAGGACCCGGCGTACGACGACACCCAGTACGTCGTCGAGCTGGTCGCTCCGGGCACCGTGAACACGATGCCGGAGGCCACGCTCAAGGCCGTCGACGACCACGGTGTGGTGCGCGGCGACACGGTCACCCCGTACTACGCCGAGGCGCAGGCGACGCTCGACGCGCTGGCCGGCATCGGGATCGACTACGACGACGTCGTCGACCTGCTGGAGCGCGAGGGCGTCGAGAAGTTCGAGCAGTCCTGGACCGAGCTGCTCGACTCGGTGAAGAAGCAGCTCTCCGCGGTCGATGCCTGA
- the zwf gene encoding glucose-6-phosphate dehydrogenase — translation MTKPATGAPKASGKPSSGAKSAPDTSDPDAGGKPAAAAPAGTPAAGSPTASSPAADKPAAGTIPPSQLTASPGGRAANPLRDPADRRLPRVPEPCALVIFGVTGDLSRKKLIPAIYDLANRDLLPPGFVVLGFARRDWGDGEFEEVAREWAKNGARTQWREDAWERLSENIRFVAGSFDDDEAFDHLAGALKELHDEHGILGNAAFYLSIPPALFPMVLNQLERTKMADSTTSGGWRRVVVEKPFGHDVESSKELNRLVDNVFTADDVFRIDHYLGKETVQNLLALRFANQLFEPVWNAHYVDSVQITMAEDVGIGTRAGFYDKTGTARDVIQNHLLQLLALTAMEEPVSFSSEAIRTEKLKVLHATKIPDDLEHDAIRGQYEQGWLAGQRVPGYLQEKDIPPDSTTETYAAIKLGVQTRRWAGVPFYVRAGKRLPRRVTEIAVLFKRAPHLPFADTDTEALGQNQLVIKVQPDEGMTMKFGSKVPGSAMEVRDVAMDFLYGEAFTESSPEAYERLILDVLIGDATLFPNADEVEASWVVIDALEDYWEGTAPHKYRAGEWGPKAADEMLAREGRTWRRP, via the coding sequence ATGACCAAACCGGCCACGGGCGCTCCCAAGGCGTCCGGCAAACCATCCTCCGGGGCGAAGTCCGCCCCGGACACGTCCGACCCGGACGCCGGCGGAAAGCCCGCGGCTGCAGCGCCAGCCGGCACACCGGCGGCGGGCAGCCCCACCGCGTCCAGCCCGGCGGCCGACAAACCCGCGGCGGGCACCATCCCGCCGTCGCAGCTCACCGCGTCGCCGGGGGGACGCGCGGCCAATCCGCTGCGTGACCCGGCCGACCGACGGCTGCCGCGGGTCCCCGAGCCCTGTGCGCTGGTCATCTTCGGGGTCACCGGCGACCTGTCCCGTAAGAAGCTCATCCCGGCGATCTACGACCTCGCCAACCGCGACCTGCTGCCGCCCGGCTTCGTCGTCCTCGGCTTCGCCCGACGCGACTGGGGCGACGGGGAGTTCGAGGAGGTCGCCCGGGAGTGGGCGAAGAACGGCGCGCGCACCCAGTGGCGCGAGGACGCCTGGGAGCGCCTCTCGGAGAACATCCGGTTCGTCGCGGGCTCGTTCGACGACGACGAGGCGTTCGACCACCTCGCCGGGGCGCTCAAGGAACTGCACGACGAGCACGGCATCCTCGGCAACGCCGCGTTCTACCTGTCGATCCCGCCGGCGCTGTTCCCGATGGTTCTCAACCAGCTCGAGCGAACGAAGATGGCGGACAGCACCACCTCCGGCGGGTGGCGGCGGGTCGTCGTCGAGAAGCCGTTCGGCCACGACGTGGAGTCCTCCAAGGAACTCAACCGTCTGGTCGACAACGTGTTCACGGCCGACGACGTGTTCCGGATCGACCACTACCTGGGCAAGGAGACGGTCCAGAACCTGCTCGCGCTGCGGTTCGCCAACCAGCTGTTCGAGCCGGTCTGGAACGCGCACTACGTCGACTCGGTGCAGATCACGATGGCCGAGGACGTCGGCATCGGGACCCGGGCCGGGTTCTACGACAAGACCGGTACCGCCCGCGACGTGATCCAGAACCACCTGCTCCAGCTGCTCGCGCTCACCGCGATGGAGGAGCCGGTGAGCTTCTCGTCGGAGGCGATCCGCACCGAGAAGCTCAAGGTCCTGCACGCGACGAAGATCCCGGACGACCTCGAGCACGACGCGATCCGCGGGCAGTACGAGCAGGGCTGGCTGGCCGGTCAGCGCGTGCCGGGGTACCTCCAGGAGAAGGACATCCCGCCGGACTCGACCACCGAGACGTACGCGGCGATCAAGCTCGGCGTGCAGACGCGGCGCTGGGCCGGGGTGCCGTTCTACGTCCGGGCGGGCAAGCGCCTGCCGCGCCGGGTCACCGAGATCGCGGTGCTGTTCAAGCGCGCGCCGCACCTGCCGTTCGCCGACACCGACACCGAGGCGCTCGGCCAGAACCAGCTGGTGATCAAGGTGCAGCCGGACGAGGGCATGACGATGAAGTTCGGCTCGAAGGTGCCCGGCTCGGCGATGGAGGTCCGCGACGTCGCGATGGACTTCCTGTACGGCGAGGCGTTCACCGAGTCCTCCCCCGAGGCGTACGAGCGGTTGATCCTGGACGTGCTGATCGGCGACGCGACGCTGTTCCCGAACGCGGACGAGGTCGAGGCCAGCTGGGTGGTGATCGACGCGCTGGAGGACTACTGGGAGGGCACGGCGCCGCACAAGTACCGGGCCGGTGAGTGGGGCCCCAAGGCCGCGGACGAGATGCTCGCCCGCGAAGGACGCACCTGGAGGCGGCCGTGA
- a CDS encoding glucose-6-phosphate dehydrogenase assembly protein OpcA, translating to MTTLWDTTGTDVVKALSESRRAAGFVASGVALTLVVVANEKHVAAAEDAASVAAAAHPCRLLIVVRRQIEAPMPRLDAEISVGGRLGPGEAVVMRMYGRLAAHAESVTLPLLAPDVPVVTWWHGEPPERIAYDPLGVFADRRVTDAREAADPIAALHGRAEDYAPGDTDLGWSRTTPWRTLLAGAFDTVTGRPLSVKVVTAPRNVTGTLLVGWLRSRLGLDVDLQETAKRGIAEVTVEIDDGTTISVVRQDSHHAILRRTGVPDRIQPLARRTLGEQLAEEIKRLDPDQPYGEALGAATGLTGLNQRSPFRSHVWKDPMPAASPATPS from the coding sequence GTGACGACACTCTGGGACACCACCGGCACCGACGTGGTCAAGGCGCTGTCGGAGTCGCGCCGGGCCGCCGGTTTCGTCGCGAGTGGCGTTGCGCTGACCCTGGTCGTCGTCGCCAACGAGAAGCACGTGGCGGCGGCCGAGGACGCCGCCAGCGTGGCCGCCGCCGCCCACCCGTGCCGCCTGCTCATCGTGGTCCGGCGCCAGATCGAGGCACCGATGCCGCGGCTGGACGCGGAGATCTCGGTCGGTGGTCGGCTGGGCCCCGGTGAGGCCGTCGTGATGCGGATGTACGGGCGGCTCGCCGCCCACGCCGAGTCGGTCACGCTGCCGCTGCTCGCGCCGGACGTTCCGGTCGTGACGTGGTGGCACGGGGAGCCGCCGGAGAGGATCGCGTACGACCCGCTCGGCGTCTTCGCCGACCGCCGGGTCACCGACGCCCGCGAGGCCGCCGACCCGATCGCGGCGCTGCACGGCCGGGCCGAGGACTACGCGCCGGGCGACACCGACCTCGGTTGGTCCCGGACGACGCCCTGGCGGACGCTGCTGGCCGGGGCCTTCGACACCGTGACCGGGCGGCCGTTGTCGGTGAAGGTGGTCACCGCGCCGCGCAACGTCACCGGCACGCTGCTGGTCGGCTGGTTGCGCAGCCGACTGGGCCTCGACGTCGATCTGCAGGAGACCGCGAAGCGGGGCATCGCCGAGGTCACCGTCGAGATCGACGACGGCACGACGATCTCGGTGGTCCGGCAGGACAGCCACCACGCGATCCTGCGCCGGACCGGGGTACCCGACCGGATCCAGCCGCTGGCCAGGCGGACGCTCGGCGAGCAGCTCGCCGAGGAGATCAAACGGCTCGACCCGGACCAGCCCTACGGTGAGGCGCTCGGCGCCGCTACCGGGCTGACCGGGCTCAACCAGCGCTCGCCGTTCCGTTCGCACGTCTGGAAGGACCCCATGCCCGCCGCCTCCCCCGCCACCCCCTCATGA